In a single window of the Melanotaenia boesemani isolate fMelBoe1 chromosome 22, fMelBoe1.pri, whole genome shotgun sequence genome:
- the taf1a gene encoding TATA box-binding protein-associated factor RNA polymerase I subunit A isoform X1: protein MDDLEEHLGLHKHLVDDDGDSSDNSSTLRGKKLRLPLVQPMFVETKKETGFTQSCRMCLEQIREAMLHHRWQEAAEYMACYPQILEDKACYTTKQYKELIWRASTEILHHHPKSTIEDYNIIYERLKHSGFKLYLKVSLEHSFHLMLQGKFEDAKQHLAAAESWRYGKESSAQIQRTKLIQAYRSLLDFIIWSEKKVVLSNNNTVDALSENQSMHNYFRQASVNLKGILSNPGVWDPFILSYVEMLEFYEDYEEALKVLNDYAFDNSFPPNPNAHVYLYKYLQRHGAPQKKLIHVLKNLQLLVPSHELMLEYTSLLLQSEKQKNTQKALGIVLEMLDFACWRNNLDVWMCLKTIIDKLQTEDDWESIISEKMTLRKEWWPALHFTRFHANKDSEENPELLEVKAPLVKILCPDRTLKYYAEPVTRGK from the exons ATGGATGACTTGGAAGAACACCTGGGTCTTCACAAGCACTTGGTGGATGATGATGGCGACTCCTCAGACAACAGCTCGACACTAAGAGGGAAAAAGTTAAGACTCCCTCTGGTCCAACCCATGTTTGTAG agacaaaaaaggaaacaggATTTACTCAGAGTTGTAGAATGTGTCTGGAGCAGATAAGAGAAGCCATGCTGCACCATAGGtggcaggaagcagcagagtaCATGGCATGCTACCCCCAAATACTGGAGGATAAAGCTTGTTACACAACAAAGCAGTATAAAGAG CTTATTTGGAGAGCCAGCACTGAGATCCTTCACCACCATCCCAAGTCAACGATTGAGGACTACAACATCATCTATGAACGACTAAAACATTCTGGATTTAAACTTTACCTGAAG GTTTCTCTGGAACATTCCTTCCACCTGATGCTTCAGGGTAAGTTTGAAGATGCAAAGCAACATCTCGCTGCAGCTGAAAGCTGGAGGTATGGGAAGGAGTCATCTGCTCAGATTCAGAGGACTAAACTGATCCAGGCTTACAGGAGCTTgctggattttatcatctggTCTGAGAAAAAGGTTGTGCTCTCCAACAACA acacTGTTGATGCACTTTCTGAGAATCAAAGCATGCATAACTACTTCAGACAAGCTTCCGTGAATCTTAAAGGGATTCTAAGTAATCCAGGCGTCTGGGATCCCTTCATCCTGAGTTATGTTGAG aTGCTGGAGTTCTATGAAGATTACGAGGAGGCTCTGAAAGTCCTGAATGACTATGCATTTGACAATAGTTTTCCACCCAATCCCAATGCACACGTGTATCTGTACAAATACTTGCAGCGGCATGGTGCTCCTCAGAAAAAACTGATACATGTGTTAAAG AATCTTCAGTTATTAGTCCCGAGCCACGAGTTGATGTTGGAGTATACCTCCCTCCTGCTTCAGTCAG aaaaacaaaagaacacgCAGAAAGCTTTAGGAATCGTTCTTGAAATGCTTGACTTTGCCTGCTGGAGGAACAACCTGGACGTGTGGATGTGTTTAAAGACCATTATTGACAAACTGCAGACAGA AGACGACTGGGAGAGCATCATCAGTGAAAAGATGACTTTGCGGAAAGAATGGTGGCCTGCACTGCACTTCACACGCTTCCATGCCAATAAAGACTCAGAGGAGAACCCTGAGCTCCTGGAAGTAAAGGCACCACTGGTTAAAATCCTTTGTCCAG accGAACTCTGAAGTACTATGCTGAGCCAGTAACTCGTGGAAAATGA
- the taf1a gene encoding TATA box-binding protein-associated factor RNA polymerase I subunit A isoform X2 — MDDLEEHLGLHKHLVDDDGDSSDNSSTLRGKKLRLPLVQPMFVETKKETGFTQSCRMCLEQIREAMLHHRWQEAAEYMACYPQILEDKACYTTKQYKELIWRASTEILHHHPKSTIEDYNIIYERLKHSGFKLYLKVSLEHSFHLMLQGKFEDAKQHLAAAESWRYGKESSAQIQRTKLIQAYRSLLDFIIWSEKKVVLSNNNTVDALSENQSMHNYFRQASVNLKGILSNPGVWDPFILSYVEMLEFYEDYEEALKVLNDYAFDNSFPPNPNAHVYLYKYLQRHGAPQKKLIHVLKNLQLLVPSHELMLEYTSLLLQSEKQKNTQKALGIVLEMLDFACWRNNLDRRLGEHHQ; from the exons ATGGATGACTTGGAAGAACACCTGGGTCTTCACAAGCACTTGGTGGATGATGATGGCGACTCCTCAGACAACAGCTCGACACTAAGAGGGAAAAAGTTAAGACTCCCTCTGGTCCAACCCATGTTTGTAG agacaaaaaaggaaacaggATTTACTCAGAGTTGTAGAATGTGTCTGGAGCAGATAAGAGAAGCCATGCTGCACCATAGGtggcaggaagcagcagagtaCATGGCATGCTACCCCCAAATACTGGAGGATAAAGCTTGTTACACAACAAAGCAGTATAAAGAG CTTATTTGGAGAGCCAGCACTGAGATCCTTCACCACCATCCCAAGTCAACGATTGAGGACTACAACATCATCTATGAACGACTAAAACATTCTGGATTTAAACTTTACCTGAAG GTTTCTCTGGAACATTCCTTCCACCTGATGCTTCAGGGTAAGTTTGAAGATGCAAAGCAACATCTCGCTGCAGCTGAAAGCTGGAGGTATGGGAAGGAGTCATCTGCTCAGATTCAGAGGACTAAACTGATCCAGGCTTACAGGAGCTTgctggattttatcatctggTCTGAGAAAAAGGTTGTGCTCTCCAACAACA acacTGTTGATGCACTTTCTGAGAATCAAAGCATGCATAACTACTTCAGACAAGCTTCCGTGAATCTTAAAGGGATTCTAAGTAATCCAGGCGTCTGGGATCCCTTCATCCTGAGTTATGTTGAG aTGCTGGAGTTCTATGAAGATTACGAGGAGGCTCTGAAAGTCCTGAATGACTATGCATTTGACAATAGTTTTCCACCCAATCCCAATGCACACGTGTATCTGTACAAATACTTGCAGCGGCATGGTGCTCCTCAGAAAAAACTGATACATGTGTTAAAG AATCTTCAGTTATTAGTCCCGAGCCACGAGTTGATGTTGGAGTATACCTCCCTCCTGCTTCAGTCAG aaaaacaaaagaacacgCAGAAAGCTTTAGGAATCGTTCTTGAAATGCTTGACTTTGCCTGCTGGAGGAACAACCTGGAC AGACGACTGGGAGAGCATCATCAGTGA